A part of Paenibacillus sp. 481 genomic DNA contains:
- the hisS gene encoding histidine--tRNA ligase: MAFQKPTGTQDLLPGTVETWQTVEQKARDLSRRFNYKEIRTPIFEQTELFKRGVGETTDVVEKEMYTFLDRGERSMTLRPEGTAGVVRAYVENKLYGEPDISKLYYIGPMFRYERPQAGRQRQFHQFGVEAFGATDPSIDAEVIALGYLFMKEVGLSGVRVEINSIGNADVRASYRQTLLDFLMPMKETLCKDCQSRMERNPLRVLDCKVDQDKFGGAPSILDSLDEECTTHFTKVKQHLDAMGVEYEVNSRLVRGLDYYTHTAFEYKAQGIGAIDTIGGGGRYNGLVSAIGGPDQPGIGFGIGMERIALLLEKQGVNANNQPPLDIYLIALGEQAEDEVTKLLFNLRTAGVVAEKDYQCRKMKAQMKSADRMQARFAAILGDDELARGEIALKDLATGEQRFVKLEELAQAVKQG, from the coding sequence ATGGCATTTCAAAAACCGACAGGAACACAAGACTTACTGCCAGGCACGGTAGAAACGTGGCAGACTGTCGAGCAGAAGGCGCGCGACTTGAGCCGACGCTTCAATTATAAAGAAATCCGCACACCAATCTTTGAACAGACAGAACTGTTCAAACGCGGTGTAGGTGAGACGACAGACGTTGTGGAAAAAGAGATGTATACGTTTCTTGATCGCGGCGAGCGCAGCATGACCCTTCGTCCAGAAGGAACGGCTGGTGTCGTACGCGCCTATGTGGAGAACAAATTGTACGGCGAACCGGACATTTCCAAGTTGTACTACATTGGTCCGATGTTTCGCTACGAGCGTCCGCAAGCAGGCCGCCAGCGTCAATTCCATCAATTTGGCGTGGAAGCGTTTGGCGCTACAGACCCGAGCATTGATGCAGAAGTAATCGCACTTGGCTACTTGTTTATGAAAGAAGTTGGCTTGAGCGGTGTTCGTGTTGAAATTAACTCCATCGGTAATGCGGATGTACGTGCATCATACCGTCAAACTTTGCTAGACTTCTTGATGCCGATGAAGGAAACGTTGTGCAAAGATTGCCAATCCCGTATGGAACGCAATCCGTTGCGCGTGCTTGACTGCAAAGTGGATCAGGATAAATTCGGTGGTGCGCCATCTATTTTGGATAGCTTGGATGAAGAGTGCACGACTCACTTTACAAAAGTGAAGCAGCATTTGGATGCGATGGGCGTGGAATACGAAGTGAACTCCCGCCTCGTGCGTGGTTTGGATTATTACACGCACACAGCATTTGAGTATAAAGCGCAAGGCATTGGCGCTATCGATACAATCGGTGGCGGCGGTCGCTATAACGGCCTTGTGTCGGCAATTGGCGGACCAGACCAGCCAGGTATCGGCTTTGGTATCGGTATGGAGCGCATTGCGCTGCTACTTGAAAAGCAAGGTGTTAATGCGAACAACCAACCGCCATTGGATATTTATTTGATTGCGCTTGGTGAGCAAGCAGAGGACGAAGTGACGAAGCTGCTCTTTAATTTGCGTACAGCGGGCGTTGTAGCCGAGAAGGATTACCAATGCCGCAAAATGAAGGCGCAAATGAAATCGGCTGACCGCATGCAAGCACGCTTTGCCGCAATTCTCGGCGACGATGAGTTGGCGCGTGGTGAAATTGCGCTCAAGGACCTGGCAACGGGTGAGCAGCGTTTTGTGAAGCTGGAAGAGCTGGCACAGGCGGTAAAGCAGGGCTAA
- the dtd gene encoding D-aminoacyl-tRNA deacylase produces MRVIVQRCKRAQVTVNEETVGQIEKGLMLLVGVTHEDTERDVTWLADKVAGLRIFEDESEKMNLSVQDIGGHILSVSQFTLYGDCRKGKRPNFMAAARPEQAEKLYEQFNDKLRAHGLHVETGRFGAMMDVSLTNWGPVTITLDSQG; encoded by the coding sequence ATGCGAGTTATCGTACAGCGATGCAAGCGAGCGCAGGTCACAGTAAACGAAGAGACGGTAGGTCAAATTGAAAAAGGTCTCATGCTGCTCGTTGGCGTGACACATGAGGATACAGAGCGGGACGTCACTTGGCTAGCTGATAAGGTAGCAGGCTTGCGCATTTTCGAAGACGAGTCTGAAAAAATGAACTTGTCCGTACAGGACATTGGGGGACACATTTTGTCGGTGTCTCAATTTACGTTATATGGCGATTGCCGCAAAGGAAAGCGGCCTAACTTTATGGCTGCTGCCCGACCAGAACAGGCAGAGAAGCTGTACGAGCAGTTTAATGACAAGCTGCGTGCGCATGGACTGCACGTTGAAACAGGACGTTTTGGTGCAATGATGGACGTCTCTCTAACGAATTGGGGACCGGTTACGATTACGCTGGATAGCCAGGGTTAA
- a CDS encoding RelA/SpoT family protein, with protein MGIEQLLKKASSYIKEPDLQRIHDAYLFAEQAHSGQVRKSGEPYILHPLAVADMVVEMQMDPTSIVAALLHDVVEDTSITLEEIRAKFGDTIAMLVDGLTKLERMQFRSKEEQQNENYRKMFVAMANDIRVIVIKLADRLHNMRTLKYQSEESQRRIAYETLEIFCPIAHRLGISAIKWEMEDIALRYLNPQQYYRIANLMHKKRAEREQYITDVSDSIKEKLDEMGINADLSGRPKHIYSVYKKMSMKNKQFNEIYDLLAIRIIVENIKDCYATLGIIHTLWKPMPGRFKDYIAMPKTNMYQSLHTTVIGPTGEPTEVQIRTWDMHRTAEYGIAAHWVYKDGHAAASAAAGSFEDKMTFLRGILDLQQETKDASEFMEMLKMDFFSDLVFVFTPKGEVIELPAGSVPLDFAFRIHTEVGNRTIGAKVNGRIVPLDHKLKTGDIVEILTSKHSYGPSPDWIKIAQSSHARSKIKQWFKKEKREENVQKGREMLERELKRLGLEPSAWLSEDKLQEVAKKFTFNDVEDMMAAIGFSGITAAQICTRLTEKLRKEAEEANQLQLTNEIKEVKKDSERKSRPTNGVRVRGIDNLLVRFARCCNPVPGDVIVGYVTRGRGVSVHRDDCLNLPTTTEGEEAERLIEVAWEEAIEANYSVDIEITGMDRRGFLNEVLQAVSESKTNIAAVSGRSDRNKLALIHMTILIRNTEHLQSVVEKIKRVKDVYTVQRIMQ; from the coding sequence ATGGGCATCGAGCAATTATTAAAGAAAGCATCGAGTTATATTAAAGAGCCCGACTTACAACGCATTCATGACGCGTATCTTTTTGCGGAACAGGCTCATTCTGGCCAAGTGCGAAAGTCTGGAGAACCGTATATATTACATCCGCTAGCTGTAGCGGATATGGTCGTCGAAATGCAAATGGACCCGACGTCTATTGTTGCTGCGCTGCTGCATGATGTGGTGGAGGACACTTCCATTACACTGGAAGAGATAAGGGCCAAGTTTGGCGATACCATTGCCATGCTCGTCGACGGTTTGACGAAGTTGGAACGCATGCAGTTCCGTTCGAAGGAAGAGCAACAGAACGAGAACTATCGTAAAATGTTCGTCGCTATGGCTAACGACATTCGTGTGATCGTGATTAAGCTTGCAGACCGGCTGCACAATATGCGTACGCTGAAGTATCAATCGGAAGAAAGCCAGCGTCGTATCGCATATGAGACGTTGGAAATTTTTTGTCCGATTGCACATCGACTCGGTATTTCCGCGATCAAGTGGGAAATGGAAGACATCGCGCTTCGTTACTTGAACCCGCAGCAGTATTACCGGATCGCTAATCTGATGCACAAAAAGCGGGCAGAGCGCGAACAGTACATTACCGACGTTAGCGACAGCATCAAGGAAAAGCTGGATGAGATGGGCATTAACGCCGATTTGTCTGGTCGTCCGAAGCACATTTACAGTGTGTATAAGAAAATGTCGATGAAAAACAAGCAGTTTAACGAAATTTACGATTTGCTTGCGATTCGCATCATTGTCGAGAACATTAAAGATTGCTATGCGACTTTGGGCATTATCCACACGTTGTGGAAACCGATGCCAGGTCGCTTTAAAGATTATATTGCCATGCCGAAAACGAACATGTACCAGTCCCTTCACACGACGGTTATTGGACCGACTGGGGAGCCGACAGAAGTGCAAATCCGCACTTGGGACATGCATCGTACAGCGGAGTATGGTATCGCGGCGCACTGGGTGTATAAGGACGGTCACGCTGCTGCAAGTGCTGCGGCTGGTAGCTTTGAAGACAAGATGACCTTCTTGCGTGGTATTCTTGATTTGCAGCAAGAAACGAAAGATGCATCCGAGTTTATGGAAATGCTCAAAATGGACTTCTTCTCTGATCTTGTGTTTGTATTCACGCCAAAGGGAGAAGTCATCGAGCTGCCAGCAGGCTCCGTCCCGTTGGATTTTGCGTTCCGTATTCATACAGAGGTCGGAAACCGCACGATTGGCGCTAAGGTGAACGGTCGGATTGTTCCGCTGGATCATAAGCTCAAAACAGGCGACATTGTTGAGATTTTGACTTCCAAACATTCGTACGGCCCTAGTCCTGACTGGATTAAGATCGCACAATCTTCCCATGCACGCTCCAAAATTAAACAGTGGTTTAAGAAGGAAAAGCGTGAAGAGAACGTGCAAAAAGGTCGCGAAATGTTGGAGCGTGAGCTAAAGCGACTTGGACTTGAACCATCTGCATGGTTGTCGGAAGATAAGCTGCAAGAAGTAGCCAAGAAGTTCACATTCAACGATGTAGAAGATATGATGGCTGCGATTGGCTTTAGCGGTATTACCGCTGCGCAAATTTGCACGCGGCTGACGGAGAAGCTTCGCAAGGAAGCGGAAGAAGCGAATCAGCTTCAATTGACGAATGAAATCAAAGAAGTGAAGAAGGATTCGGAGCGCAAATCGCGTCCGACGAACGGCGTTCGTGTTCGTGGAATCGACAACTTGCTCGTTCGTTTCGCCCGCTGTTGCAATCCGGTGCCAGGTGATGTGATTGTCGGTTACGTGACACGCGGTCGGGGAGTTTCTGTTCACCGCGACGATTGTTTGAACTTGCCTACGACGACGGAAGGTGAAGAGGCAGAGCGTCTCATCGAGGTCGCTTGGGAAGAAGCGATTGAGGCGAATTATAGCGTCGATATTGAAATAACAGGTATGGATCGACGTGGCTTCTTAAATGAGGTGTTACAGGCTGTATCCGAGAGCAAGACGAATATTGCGGCTGTGTCAGGTCGTTCTGACCGCAACAAGCTGGCACTTATTCATATGACGATACTCATCCGCAACACCGAACATTTACAGTCGGTCGTGGAAAAAATAAAGCGCGTGAAAGACGTGTATACGGTGCAGCGAATTATGCAATAA